One window from the genome of Streptococcus parasanguinis encodes:
- a CDS encoding MFS transporter, translating to MNRYAVQLIARGAINRMGNMLYDYGNSVWLASMGTVGKTVLGIYQISELVTSILVNPFGGVISDRFSRRKILMTTDLVCGLLCLAISFIRNDRWMIGALIFANIVQAIAFAFSRTANKAIITEVVEKDEIVTYNARLELVLQVVGVSSPVFSFLVLQFASLHATLLLDALTFFIAFVLVAFLPKEEAKVQEKKRFTGKDIFSDIKDGLHYIWHQKEIFFLLLVASSVNFFFAAFEFLLPFSNRLYGVKEAYATILTLGAIGSIIGALIANKFKSSMEMLLFLLILTGVGVFMMGLPLPPLLSFSGNLVCELFMTIFNIHFFTQVQTKVEGDYLGRVLSTIFTLAILFMPVAKGLMTWLPSVRVESFLLIGAGVILFSLLAQVVAKKLQAKEGTSA from the coding sequence ATGAATCGATATGCAGTCCAATTAATTGCTCGTGGGGCGATCAATAGAATGGGAAATATGCTCTATGATTATGGGAACAGTGTCTGGCTGGCCTCGATGGGGACGGTGGGAAAGACGGTATTGGGGATCTATCAGATTTCTGAACTCGTCACCTCCATTCTAGTCAATCCATTTGGTGGCGTGATCTCAGACCGTTTTTCTCGTCGCAAGATTTTGATGACGACCGACCTGGTGTGTGGTCTCCTTTGTTTGGCGATTTCTTTTATCAGGAACGATCGTTGGATGATTGGAGCTTTGATCTTTGCTAATATTGTTCAGGCCATTGCCTTTGCATTTTCTCGTACGGCTAACAAAGCCATTATCACTGAGGTCGTAGAGAAGGACGAGATTGTGACCTATAATGCCCGCTTGGAGTTGGTCTTACAGGTTGTCGGTGTTAGCTCACCTGTGTTCTCTTTCCTTGTTTTACAATTTGCCAGTCTCCATGCGACCCTCTTACTGGATGCACTGACCTTTTTCATCGCCTTTGTCCTAGTGGCATTCCTTCCGAAAGAAGAAGCCAAAGTTCAAGAAAAGAAACGGTTCACAGGAAAAGATATTTTTTCGGACATCAAGGATGGACTGCACTATATCTGGCATCAGAAAGAAATTTTCTTTCTCCTCTTGGTGGCTTCCAGTGTCAATTTCTTCTTTGCAGCTTTTGAGTTTTTACTCCCATTTTCCAATCGGCTCTACGGGGTCAAAGAAGCCTATGCAACTATCTTAACCTTGGGCGCTATAGGCTCAATCATCGGAGCTCTCATAGCCAATAAATTTAAATCCAGCATGGAGATGCTTTTATTCTTATTGATTCTAACAGGAGTAGGGGTCTTCATGATGGGCTTGCCCCTTCCACCTCTTCTTTCCTTTTCTGGAAATTTAGTTTGTGAACTCTTTATGACGATTTTTAATATCCACTTTTTTACCCAAGTGCAAACCAAGGTGGAAGGAGACTATCTGGGCAGGGTCTTAAGCACGATTTTTACCCTAGCCATTCTCTTTATGCCGGTGGCTAAAGGTTTGATGACCTGGTTACCAAGTGTTCGAGTAGAATCCTTTCTCCTGATAGGAGCTGGCGTCATTCTCTTTTCACTCCTAGCTCAAGTAGTCGCCAAGAAATTACAAGCAAAAGAAGGTACGTCAGCATGA
- the gatD gene encoding lipid II isoglutaminyl synthase subunit GatD, with protein MIYTSLESSDQAQYPYSLRIAHLYGNLMNTYGDNGNILMLKYVAEKLGAHVTVDIVSLKDRFDPDAYDIAFFGGGQDYEQTIVSEDLPDKKEDLARFIDDDGVVLAICGGFQLLGQYYIEASGKRIEGLGIMGHYTLNQVNNRYIGDIKIHNEEFNETYYGFENHQGRTFLAEDEKPLGKVVYGNGNNKEDGCEGVHYKNVFGSYFHGPILSRNANLAYRLVSTALKNKYGKDLSLPAYEEILSLEQPEEYADVKSKAPTEQ; from the coding sequence ATGATATATACTTCCCTAGAATCTTCTGATCAGGCACAGTATCCCTACAGCCTGCGCATTGCCCATCTCTATGGCAACTTAATGAATACCTATGGGGACAATGGAAATATCCTCATGCTCAAGTACGTTGCGGAAAAGCTTGGAGCCCATGTCACTGTTGATATCGTCTCTCTCAAAGACCGGTTCGATCCTGATGCCTACGATATCGCCTTTTTCGGCGGCGGACAAGACTACGAACAGACCATTGTATCAGAAGATCTTCCAGATAAAAAAGAAGACCTTGCACGCTTTATTGATGACGATGGTGTGGTCCTTGCTATCTGTGGTGGCTTTCAGCTTCTGGGTCAGTACTACATTGAAGCTTCTGGCAAACGCATTGAAGGGCTCGGTATTATGGGCCACTATACGCTCAACCAAGTCAACAACCGCTATATCGGTGATATCAAGATCCATAACGAAGAATTTAACGAAACCTATTATGGTTTTGAAAACCACCAAGGTCGGACCTTCTTGGCTGAGGATGAAAAACCGCTGGGCAAGGTAGTCTATGGAAATGGGAACAACAAAGAAGATGGGTGCGAAGGGGTTCATTACAAGAACGTCTTTGGCAGCTACTTCCACGGCCCTATCTTGTCCCGAAATGCCAATTTGGCCTATCGCTTGGTGAGCACTGCCTTAAAAAATAAATATGGCAAGGACCTTTCCCTACCGGCTTATGAGGAGATTCTAAGCCTAGAGCAGCCGGAAGAATACGCTGATGTGAAAAGCAAGGCACCGACTGAACAATAA
- a CDS encoding MFS transporter: MNRHAVQLISRGAINKIGNMLYDYGNSVWLASMGTIGKTVLGIYQISELVTGILVNPFGGVISDRFSRRKILMTTDLVCGLLCLAISFITNDSLMIAALIFANIVQAIAFGFSRPANKAIITEVVEKEEIVTYNAHLELVLQVVSVCSPVFSFLVLQFASLHMTLLLDALTFFIAFVLVAFLPKEEAKVQERKQFTGKDIFSDIKEGLDYIWHQKEIFFLLLVASGVNFFFAAFEFLLPFSNRLYGGKGAYATILTLGAIGSILGALVANKITSSMKILLFLLIMAGVGVFIMGLPLPTYLSFSGNLVCEFFVTIFDIHVFTQVQTKVEDDYLGRALSTIYTLAVLFMPIAKGLMTWLPSVRVESFLLIGAGVILFSLLAQLLAKQLQSKEQ; encoded by the coding sequence ATGAACCGACATGCGGTCCAATTAATTAGTCGTGGAGCTATTAACAAAATTGGAAATATGCTCTATGATTATGGGAATAGTGTCTGGCTGGCCTCGATGGGGACTATAGGAAAGACGGTATTAGGGATCTATCAGATTTCTGAGTTAGTGACAGGGATTCTCGTGAATCCTTTTGGAGGAGTGATTTCAGACCGTTTTTCTCGTCGCAAGATTTTGATGACGACCGACTTGGTTTGTGGACTCCTTTGTTTGGCGATTTCTTTTATCACAAATGATAGCTTGATGATTGCGGCTCTTATTTTTGCCAATATTGTTCAGGCCATTGCCTTTGGTTTTTCTCGACCTGCCAATAAAGCCATTATTACCGAGGTAGTAGAGAAAGAAGAGATTGTGACCTATAACGCTCACTTGGAGTTAGTCTTACAGGTTGTTAGTGTCTGTTCACCTGTTTTTTCTTTCCTAGTTCTACAATTTGCCAGTCTTCATATGACCCTCTTATTAGATGCACTGACCTTTTTCATTGCTTTTGTCCTAGTGGCTTTCCTTCCGAAAGAAGAAGCTAAGGTGCAAGAGAGGAAACAGTTTACCGGGAAAGATATTTTTTCTGATATCAAGGAGGGGTTAGACTATATCTGGCATCAGAAAGAGATTTTCTTTCTCTTGTTGGTGGCTTCCGGCGTTAATTTCTTTTTTGCGGCTTTTGAGTTTTTACTTCCATTTTCCAATCGACTCTACGGGGGCAAGGGGGCTTATGCGACCATCTTAACATTGGGAGCTATTGGATCTATTCTAGGAGCACTTGTTGCCAATAAAATTACATCAAGTATGAAAATTCTCCTGTTTTTACTTATCATGGCAGGTGTAGGAGTGTTCATAATGGGCTTGCCTCTTCCGACTTATCTTTCCTTTTCGGGAAATCTGGTCTGTGAATTTTTTGTGACCATTTTCGACATCCACGTTTTTACTCAAGTGCAAACCAAGGTGGAAGATGATTATCTAGGTAGAGCCTTGAGTACGATTTATACTTTGGCTGTTCTCTTTATGCCCATCGCCAAAGGTTTGATGACTTGGTTGCCAAGTGTCCGAGTAGAATCCTTTCTCCTGATTGGAGCTGGAGTTATTCTCTTTTCACTCTTGGCTCAGCTACTAGCTAAGCAGCTTCAATCAAAAGAACAGTAG
- a CDS encoding XRE/MutR family transcriptional regulator: protein MEDLGKVFREFRISKNYSLKEAAGEACSTSQLSRFELGESDLAASRFFDILDNIHVTIENFMDKARNFQHHEHVALMAQIIPLYYSNDIAGFQKLQREQLEKAKHSTNPLYFELNWILLQGLICQRDASYTMKQPDLDKVADYLFQTEEWTMYELILFGNLYSFYDVDYVTRLGREVMEREDFYKEIGRHRKLVLILALNCYQHCLEHRSFENASYFEAYVEKIIGKSIKLYERNVFHYLKGFALYQKGQTEEGRQQMQEAMHIFDVLGLPEQVAYYQEHFDKFVKNECS, encoded by the coding sequence ATGGAAGATTTAGGCAAAGTTTTTCGTGAATTTCGAATCAGTAAAAATTATTCGTTGAAAGAAGCTGCAGGAGAGGCCTGCTCGACCTCCCAATTATCCCGTTTTGAATTGGGGGAGTCGGATCTGGCTGCTTCGCGCTTCTTTGACATTTTGGACAATATCCATGTGACGATTGAGAATTTTATGGATAAGGCCAGAAATTTTCAACACCATGAGCATGTCGCTTTGATGGCCCAGATTATTCCACTTTACTATTCAAATGATATTGCAGGTTTTCAAAAGCTTCAAAGAGAACAACTTGAAAAAGCCAAACATTCCACCAATCCCCTCTATTTTGAGCTGAACTGGATCCTGCTACAAGGCCTGATTTGCCAGAGAGATGCCAGCTACACGATGAAGCAACCTGATCTGGATAAGGTGGCGGATTACCTCTTTCAAACGGAAGAATGGACCATGTATGAGTTGATCCTCTTTGGCAATCTCTACAGCTTTTATGATGTGGACTATGTCACACGGCTTGGGAGAGAAGTGATGGAGCGTGAAGATTTCTACAAAGAAATTGGTCGCCATCGAAAACTGGTCTTGATTCTAGCTCTGAATTGCTACCAGCATTGTTTAGAACACCGTTCTTTTGAAAACGCCAGCTATTTTGAAGCCTATGTAGAAAAGATTATCGGCAAGAGCATCAAGCTCTACGAACGCAATGTCTTTCATTATCTCAAGGGATTTGCCCTCTATCAAAAGGGGCAAACAGAAGAAGGGCGGCAGCAAATGCAGGAAGCCATGCATATTTTTGACGTGCTGGGACTGCCGGAGCAGGTGGCCTATTATCAAGAACACTTTGATAAATTTGTAAAAAATGAATGTTCCTAA
- the murT gene encoding lipid II isoglutaminyl synthase subunit MurT, whose amino-acid sequence MKINTTLGLLAGKLAGSILQKMGRGSTLPGKVALKFDKDILRQLAKNYEIVVITGTNGKTLTTALTVGILQEAFGPILTNPSGANMISGITTTFLRAKHSKSNRPIAVLEIDEASLSRICDYIQPSLFVVTNIFRDQMDRYGEIYTTYQMILDAIHKVPTATVLLNGDSPLFNSQTLSNPIQYYGFDTEKSEPQLAHYNTEGILCPHCHNILKYKLNTYANLGDYVCEHCGFHRPPLTYAVSDLLSLTHRSSQFRIQGQDYHINIGGLYNIYNALAAVSVAGFFGVQPEVIKQGFDRSRAVFGRQETFKIGDKECTLVLIKNPVGATQAIEMIKLAPYSFSLSVLLNANYADGIDTSWIWDADFEQITQMDIPEINAGGVRHSEIARRLRVTSYPAEKITEMAELKEVFQRIQQQETPHAYILATYTAMLEFRELLAQEHLIEKEMH is encoded by the coding sequence ATGAAGATAAATACAACCTTGGGCCTTCTGGCAGGAAAGCTTGCCGGCTCTATTCTACAAAAAATGGGGCGGGGATCAACCCTACCAGGTAAAGTAGCCCTCAAATTTGATAAAGATATTCTCAGACAACTGGCCAAAAACTATGAGATTGTTGTGATTACAGGGACAAACGGAAAAACCCTGACCACTGCACTAACCGTAGGTATTCTCCAAGAAGCGTTTGGACCGATTTTAACCAATCCAAGTGGGGCCAATATGATCTCTGGGATTACAACGACCTTCTTACGAGCTAAGCATTCGAAATCAAATCGACCGATCGCGGTACTTGAAATTGACGAGGCCAGCCTCTCTCGGATTTGTGATTATATCCAGCCCAGCCTTTTTGTGGTCACCAATATTTTCCGGGATCAGATGGACCGCTATGGAGAGATCTATACAACCTACCAAATGATTTTGGATGCCATTCACAAGGTCCCAACTGCGACGGTTCTGTTAAATGGAGATAGTCCGCTCTTTAATAGTCAGACCTTATCCAATCCGATCCAATATTACGGATTTGATACAGAAAAATCAGAGCCACAACTAGCCCATTACAATACCGAAGGAATCCTGTGCCCGCATTGCCACAACATTCTCAAGTACAAGCTCAATACCTATGCTAACCTTGGTGACTATGTTTGTGAACACTGTGGGTTCCACCGGCCTCCTCTGACTTATGCCGTGTCCGACTTACTGTCTTTAACCCATCGCTCTTCCCAATTCCGGATCCAAGGCCAAGACTACCACATCAATATCGGTGGTCTCTACAACATCTATAATGCCTTAGCAGCTGTTTCCGTTGCTGGATTCTTTGGGGTTCAACCTGAAGTGATTAAGCAAGGATTTGATCGCAGCCGCGCTGTCTTCGGTCGTCAGGAAACCTTTAAGATTGGGGATAAGGAATGTACCCTAGTCCTGATCAAAAATCCAGTTGGAGCTACTCAGGCTATTGAAATGATCAAACTAGCGCCGTATTCCTTCAGCTTGTCTGTGCTTCTCAACGCGAATTATGCAGATGGGATCGACACCAGCTGGATTTGGGATGCCGACTTTGAGCAAATCACCCAGATGGACATCCCAGAGATCAATGCTGGCGGAGTGCGCCACTCTGAGATTGCTCGACGACTTCGGGTCACTAGCTATCCTGCAGAAAAGATCACTGAAATGGCTGAATTAAAAGAGGTCTTCCAACGTATCCAGCAACAGGAAACCCCTCACGCTTACATTTTAGCTACCTATACAGCCATGCTAGAATTTCGTGAACTCTTGGCCCAAGAACACCTGATTGAAAAGGAGATGCACTAA
- the glmM gene encoding phosphoglucosamine mutase codes for MGKYFGTDGVRGEANVELTPELAFKLGRFGGYVLSQHEEETPLVFVGRDTRISGEMLEHALIAGLLSVGIRVYKLGVIATPGVAYLVRTEKASAGVMISASHNPALDNGIKFFGGDGFKLDDDRELEIEALLDAAEDTLPRPSAQGLGTVMEYPEGLRKYQEFLVSTGVQLEGMHVVLDTANGAASTSARQIFADLGAQLTVIGENPDGLNINDGVGSTHPEHLQEKVKEVGAAIGLAFDGDSDRLIAVDENGEIVDGDKIMYIIGSYFSSKGLLEKNTIVTTVMSNLGFHKALDAKGIQKEITAVGDRYVVEEMRKSGYNLGGEQSGHVVIMDYNTTGDGQLTGVQLTKIMQETGKKLSELAAEVTIYPQKLVNIRVENSMKDKAMEVPAIREIIEKMEAEMAGNGRILVRPSGTEPLLRVMAEAPTHEEVDYYVDTIAAVVQAEIGL; via the coding sequence ATGGGTAAATATTTTGGAACGGACGGTGTCCGTGGAGAAGCAAATGTAGAATTAACGCCAGAATTAGCCTTTAAGTTGGGTCGTTTCGGTGGTTATGTGTTGAGCCAACATGAAGAAGAAACACCTTTGGTATTTGTTGGACGTGATACGCGTATTTCTGGTGAAATGCTGGAGCATGCTTTGATCGCTGGCCTCTTATCAGTTGGGATTCGCGTTTATAAGTTGGGTGTGATTGCCACGCCAGGTGTTGCCTATCTGGTTCGTACGGAAAAAGCCAGCGCCGGCGTTATGATTTCTGCTAGCCACAATCCAGCCTTGGACAATGGAATCAAATTCTTTGGTGGTGATGGTTTCAAATTGGATGATGATCGCGAGCTTGAAATTGAAGCCTTGCTTGATGCCGCTGAAGATACCCTTCCACGTCCAAGTGCGCAAGGTTTAGGAACAGTCATGGAATATCCGGAAGGCTTGCGTAAGTATCAAGAATTCCTTGTATCGACAGGTGTCCAACTCGAGGGCATGCACGTGGTTTTGGATACAGCAAATGGTGCAGCCTCTACCAGTGCTCGTCAAATCTTTGCAGATTTAGGAGCTCAATTGACTGTCATCGGTGAAAACCCAGATGGTTTGAACATCAATGATGGGGTTGGCTCTACTCACCCAGAGCACTTGCAAGAGAAAGTGAAAGAAGTAGGCGCAGCGATTGGTCTTGCCTTTGACGGAGATAGTGATCGCTTGATTGCAGTGGATGAAAATGGAGAAATCGTAGACGGGGATAAGATCATGTACATCATCGGTTCGTATTTTTCAAGCAAGGGCTTGCTCGAAAAAAATACGATCGTTACAACCGTCATGTCCAATCTCGGTTTCCACAAGGCATTAGATGCGAAGGGGATTCAAAAAGAAATCACAGCTGTTGGAGACCGTTATGTGGTCGAAGAAATGCGCAAATCTGGGTATAACCTTGGTGGGGAACAGTCCGGTCATGTAGTCATCATGGATTACAACACGACTGGTGATGGTCAATTAACAGGCGTTCAATTAACCAAAATCATGCAAGAAACCGGCAAAAAATTGTCTGAATTAGCTGCAGAAGTAACCATTTACCCACAAAAGCTTGTCAATATCCGGGTTGAAAATAGCATGAAAGACAAGGCAATGGAAGTACCCGCTATCCGTGAAATCATTGAAAAAATGGAAGCGGAAATGGCAGGAAATGGCCGCATCCTCGTGCGTCCAAGTGGAACTGAACCCCTCCTTCGTGTCATGGCAGAAGCTCCAACCCATGAAGAAGTGGACTACTATGTAGATACCATTGCTGCAGTTGTTCAAGCAGAAATCGGACTTTAA
- a CDS encoding DUF4044 domain-containing protein has translation MAFGDNGKRKKTPFEMITMVVIVIMLIVTVGAIFATAIGALSY, from the coding sequence GTGGCTTTTGGAGATAACGGAAAACGTAAAAAAACACCATTTGAAATGATCACGATGGTGGTCATTGTGATTATGTTGATTGTAACGGTTGGTGCAATCTTTGCAACCGCAATTGGTGCTCTTTCTTACTAA
- a CDS encoding LPXTG cell wall anchor domain-containing protein produces MKQVRQIVWALALVLTILFTAGLTKTIHAAEVSSYTQTARLTKDGNTLTNGSKVLTNEKLSASIYLAFPDSQTIQAGDTLTLSLPKELALYTALEFNVLEEGQSNGQTVGKAVVDTAKKTVTVTFNDYFASHPLNKRVALHFDVKVDSEVVTKTSPIQFKLGNTDFSLNYEKTAGEAGDYEMKYGYQDKSDPTIIKWRILLNARQDMLRGMVIKDQFGDGLTLVEGSLRAVRYAPVEGGIKNEAQILSLPVLDNFTKKAVFDKNADGKITGFTIEFGDNYNWPMYIEYSTKVAPGTKVGDIVHNTLTWKATNFPVPRSLTREVRLETGSGEGLGEKEQTPPTPSSTSSSSSSSSSSSSSSTSSSSSSSSSSSTSSSSTSNSTSTSSSSLKSSSSSVKEEAPKPGKKKVLPSTGEKMTPVVLVMGVFLAVLSVGVLRVRKDS; encoded by the coding sequence ATGAAACAGGTTCGTCAAATTGTATGGGCACTTGCCTTAGTGCTAACGATTCTATTCACAGCTGGTTTGACTAAAACAATTCATGCTGCAGAAGTCTCATCGTATACACAGACAGCACGTCTAACGAAAGATGGTAACACGCTAACAAATGGAAGCAAGGTGTTGACAAATGAAAAATTGTCAGCAAGTATTTATTTAGCCTTTCCAGATTCGCAAACTATTCAAGCTGGTGATACCTTAACTCTTAGTTTGCCAAAAGAATTAGCCCTCTACACAGCATTGGAATTCAATGTTCTTGAGGAAGGCCAATCAAATGGTCAAACTGTGGGGAAAGCTGTCGTTGATACAGCTAAGAAAACAGTGACCGTTACCTTTAATGATTATTTCGCATCTCATCCACTCAACAAACGAGTTGCTCTTCATTTTGATGTAAAAGTAGACTCAGAAGTAGTTACAAAAACATCTCCAATCCAGTTTAAACTAGGAAATACAGATTTTTCCTTGAATTATGAAAAAACAGCTGGGGAAGCTGGGGACTATGAAATGAAATACGGCTATCAAGATAAGTCTGATCCAACCATAATCAAATGGCGGATTCTCTTAAATGCCCGTCAAGATATGCTGCGAGGAATGGTCATTAAAGACCAATTCGGAGATGGTTTAACATTGGTTGAAGGGAGCTTACGTGCGGTTCGCTATGCTCCTGTAGAAGGTGGGATCAAGAACGAAGCGCAGATCTTGAGTCTCCCAGTTCTAGATAACTTTACTAAAAAAGCTGTTTTCGATAAGAATGCAGATGGAAAAATCACTGGTTTTACAATTGAATTTGGTGATAATTACAATTGGCCAATGTATATTGAATATTCTACAAAAGTAGCTCCTGGAACTAAAGTCGGTGATATTGTCCATAATACATTAACATGGAAGGCAACCAATTTCCCAGTACCGCGTAGTTTAACCCGTGAGGTGCGATTGGAAACAGGATCTGGCGAAGGATTGGGTGAGAAAGAACAAACGCCACCGACACCTAGCTCAACCTCCTCATCAAGTTCTAGTTCTTCATCAAGCTCATCATCTTCAACGAGTTCTAGTTCTTCATCAAGTTCATCATCTTCAACGAGTTCCAGTTCTACATCGAACTCAACATCCACATCAAGTTCTTCATTGAAATCATCTTCATCTTCTGTTAAAGAAGAAGCTCCAAAACCTGGTAAGAAAAAAGTTCTTCCAAGTACAGGTGAAAAGATGACACCGGTGGTTCTTGTCATGGGTGTCTTCCTAGCAGTTCTATCGGTTGGAGTTTTACGTGTAAGAAAAGATTCTTAA
- a CDS encoding lipopolysaccharide assembly protein LapA domain-containing protein, whose amino-acid sequence MNKNNLHYIALLLSILLIAGISLANMQTVTVNFLLIQFKLPLIILILLCVLLGAFVMTLVNFSKGFSLKKELKNTQKQLEEEKKEIKTEKKENN is encoded by the coding sequence ATGAACAAAAATAATCTACACTACATTGCTTTATTACTTTCCATCTTATTGATTGCTGGTATTTCCCTTGCAAATATGCAAACGGTCACTGTGAATTTCCTCTTGATTCAATTTAAATTACCCTTGATCATTCTGATCTTGCTCTGTGTCCTCTTGGGTGCATTCGTCATGACCTTGGTTAATTTTTCAAAGGGCTTCTCCCTAAAAAAAGAACTCAAAAACACTCAAAAGCAACTGGAAGAAGAAAAGAAAGAAATCAAGACAGAAAAAAAAGAAAACAACTAA
- a CDS encoding CdaR family protein: MRSKKEFLYVFASVLLSFILFINASSFNFQNNSSARQVSSETYTNTLTNIPIDAKYNDKKYFVSGLTSEVTVFLKGSNRVALASEMQPGTRKFRVVADLRKVKEGTVEVPLIVEDLPAGLTATVEPQKVSVKIGKKAKKSFAVRATIPDNQIVDGITVTDISLEKTKVEVTSDQETLSRIDHVQAVFPSSEIISGNYSGAISLNAVDAQGNILPGLVNPSETRIQVTTKSSSSTSSSSSSSSTSSSSSN, encoded by the coding sequence ATGAGATCGAAAAAAGAATTTCTTTATGTTTTTGCCTCCGTCTTATTGTCCTTTATCTTGTTTATCAATGCATCTTCCTTTAATTTTCAAAATAATAGCAGCGCTAGGCAAGTGAGTTCAGAGACCTACACCAATACCTTGACCAATATTCCAATTGATGCCAAGTATAATGACAAGAAATATTTTGTCAGTGGATTGACATCTGAGGTAACAGTCTTTCTAAAGGGTTCAAACCGGGTCGCACTTGCAAGTGAGATGCAACCGGGAACTAGGAAGTTTCGCGTGGTAGCGGATCTTCGTAAGGTCAAGGAAGGTACCGTTGAAGTGCCGTTGATTGTGGAAGATCTTCCAGCTGGTTTGACAGCAACCGTAGAGCCTCAGAAAGTTTCTGTAAAAATCGGTAAGAAAGCGAAAAAATCGTTTGCAGTTAGAGCCACGATCCCGGATAATCAAATTGTGGATGGAATTACGGTAACGGATATTTCTCTTGAAAAAACTAAGGTGGAAGTGACGAGTGATCAAGAAACCTTAAGTCGTATTGATCATGTCCAAGCTGTCTTCCCATCCAGTGAGATCATCAGTGGAAATTATAGCGGAGCCATTTCCTTAAATGCAGTGGATGCTCAAGGAAATATTCTACCAGGCTTGGTTAATCCGAGTGAAACACGGATTCAAGTGACTACAAAGAGTAGCTCGTCTACGTCAAGCTCTAGCAGTTCGTCGTCGACCTCTTCCAGTTCAAGTAATTAG
- the cdaA gene encoding diadenylate cyclase CdaA, which produces MNIQQFTNPQFWTSLFPNWWSIVINIIDIALVAWLLYFLIKAIVGTKIMILVRGVIIFFLVQFLANFLGLTTISWLINQVITYGVIALVVIFSPEIRIGLERLGRATEFFTTSEVSQEEKMLQAYVKAVAYMSPRKIGALVAIQGARTLQEYISTGIPLDADISGELLINIFIPNTPLHDGAVIVRNDKIAVSCAYLPLTENTGISKEFGTRHRAAIGLSEVSDAFTFVVSEETGGISVTYNGTFRHDLSLEEFEAELRAFLVPEENKTTSWKERLFGRVTK; this is translated from the coding sequence ATGAATATTCAACAGTTTACAAATCCACAATTTTGGACCAGTTTGTTCCCGAATTGGTGGAGTATTGTTATCAATATCATCGATATTGCCCTGGTGGCTTGGTTGTTGTATTTTTTGATCAAGGCCATCGTAGGGACTAAGATCATGATTTTGGTTCGTGGAGTTATTATCTTTTTCTTGGTGCAGTTTTTAGCCAATTTCTTAGGGCTCACGACTATTTCATGGCTGATCAATCAAGTGATTACTTATGGGGTTATCGCCCTGGTTGTGATTTTCTCCCCTGAGATTCGGATTGGTTTAGAGCGTCTGGGTCGAGCAACAGAATTCTTTACGACGAGTGAAGTCAGTCAGGAAGAGAAGATGCTGCAGGCTTATGTTAAGGCAGTAGCTTATATGAGCCCACGTAAGATTGGTGCCTTGGTAGCCATTCAAGGAGCTAGAACTCTTCAGGAATATATTTCCACAGGGATTCCTCTAGATGCAGATATTTCAGGAGAATTGCTGATTAATATCTTCATTCCTAATACTCCTTTGCATGATGGAGCCGTCATTGTCCGCAATGATAAAATCGCTGTTTCTTGTGCCTACCTGCCCTTGACCGAAAATACTGGAATTTCAAAAGAGTTCGGAACGCGTCACCGCGCGGCTATTGGTTTATCTGAAGTCTCTGATGCCTTTACCTTTGTGGTATCAGAAGAAACGGGCGGGATCTCTGTGACCTATAATGGAACCTTCCGACATGATTTATCCTTAGAAGAGTTCGAGGCAGAATTGAGAGCCTTCCTGGTTCCTGAAGAGAATAAAACGACTAGTTGGAAAGAGCGTCTATTTGGGAGGGTAACAAAATGA